CGTCGGCTCGCGCGACTTGATGGAGTCAATAAAGTTCTGGCGGTGGTTCTTCGACTCGTAGACTTGGATCTCATCGCCGGTGAAGCGGTGACGCTTTAGGTCGACTGGGATCGTATCGAGTTTACCGCGGCTAACATGCACTTCGCCTTCGGTGCCGATGAAGCGAATCATGTGCTCTTGGCCCGCTTCTTTGTCGCGCCATACGGTGATGCCGTCCGCATAGCGGTAGTGGTGAGACTCCGTTCCTTCATAACCTTTCGGAATGAACTCAACGGGCCCGGTATCGTCACGACCGAGTGCCCATTGCACGATGTCGAAGTGGTGTGCGCCCCAGTCACCGAACTTACGGTTGCCGTAGTCCCAATAGCAGCGCCAACCGCCGCTGTATTGCCCTTTTGCACGGTGTTCTGTGTAGTCGTAGAATGGAGTCGGGCCCAACCAACGATCATAATCAAAGCCTTCCGGCACAGGTATCACAGGCTCGTTTTCAAGTGCTGGAGGGAAATTGCCTATTTTGCAATAGACCTCTTTGACCTCGCCGATGAATCCATTGCGCACCAAATTCGCAGCAATACGGAAATGCGCAGAGGAGCGTTGTTGTGAGCCGACCTGAAGGATACGACCATATTTCTGCTCCGCAGCCACCACGGCTTTGCCTTCTTCAATCGTCAGCGTCATTGGCTTCTCCACATAGACATCCTTGCCCGCTTTCATCGCTGCGATGGCGATTGCCGCATGCCAGTGGTCGGGAGTAGCAATACAGACGAGATCGACATCGGGATTTTGCAGGACCTCTTCGTAGGCAGGTGTCCTGGTCACGGAAGTGGCACCTTTTGCAGCCAAGATGTCTTGGGCCTCCTGCATCTTCCAATCCCTGACGTCACAGACGGCAACCGCTTGCAGATCGCGCATACCCGCAAAACTTTTAAGGTGCCCTTTGGCGATCAGGCCTGTCCCGATGAATCCGATGCCCATACGGGAGTTAGCGGCCGCTTTCTGCGCGTTGCCGAGCGTCTGAGCTTTGAGCAGCAGAGGAGCACCGAAGAGTGCGCCCGCAGCGGTTGCGGATTGCTTGAGGAATGAACGTCGGGGAATCGAGTTACGTCTAGTCATAATGGTTCTATTTGTTGGGGATGAATCGAGGTGAGAAAGCAGTCGTTCTCAATTCTTGATTAATTATACTTCATGAATGGTGCAGCGTAATCACGTATTTACTTGATTGGCAGGCCTGCTTGTCCGCCGCAGCCTTGACGCAGGCAGGAGCATGTCGGACGGGTTTTTCACCTTTTGCAGCATCAATCGTTGCTGTAAGACACACCGCTACTGCGGAAACCATTCCTGATCAGGCGCTCCACCGTTCAGAGTAGAGAATAAATTTGCACGCACGACTTTAGCCCCATTCCCCTGATAAGTGAGCTCCACGGAATTGCCCTGCTGCGCCGTAGTTAACACAGTGTAAACCGCCTCTTTCTTCGGCAGTTGGTATTTAACATCCGGATTGTAATACGGATAGCTCGCCTTCATCCCTTCGAGCATCAACGTCAATCGTTAATACATCTCCTTTGCCTTTTCGGACATCGCCTCGACACAGGTGTGCCCCCTTCCATGGCGGAAATCTTGCCGCGATCGAGCGGATAGTTATCCGTAATGATCTAACCAGAAGAAGCCCTGATTTTCAGGCTGGGGATATGAGCTACGGTTGATGGCTATGTGCCACTAGCCGCAATGCCCAGTGCCCAGTGCCGTTGTGCTGCAAGGCTCTGGCGAGCGTCATCTCGCCCTCTCGCTTACATCCGCAATACCACGGCACCATCATGCGATGCAGCTCTCACATTCCAAAACAGACCGCCCGTTAATACTAGAATCTGTGAGATGAAAAAAGGCCGCGCCCTGCAGCGCGGCCTTTACCCTAATCAAACAGCGCTGATTCTGGCATCCGTCATGATCGTAAAGCGCTATGCGCAGCACCTGTGCGTGAAGGGGCCTTTGGTTGCATTGCGGAAGTGAACATGTTCGGCTTGCTCGCCACCTCGCTCGACCCAAAGCCGATCCACGCGTTGATACACCAGCGCTCCACTGACATCGCGAACATAGAACTTCTGGTTGCTGCGAACGTCGGCAACGTAACGTAGCCCTTGCTCTTCAAGCTTTGCTAGCAATTTGCTGTTGCTGCCATAGAGACTGTCCATGCCGACCCAGTTGAACTCAAGTCCTTGATTGATCGCATTCTCGATAATCTCCCAAGCTAGTTCCGGTTTCGTTTTAAACGTGCGCTTATCTGCAGGAACATGAGAGACTATCGCGAAAGTACAAGCGTAAAGTTTAACAATGTAGAACTAGGTAGTGTTTTAAATTAAAATTTGATCCATACGAGGATTGCCGCGATGGCGACCATCGCGGCAAAGGTCGTCTGCAACTTTTCGAATCGTATGGCGACGCGCCGATAGCGTTTAATTTTCTGGAAGAGGTTCTCCACTTTGTGTCGTTCCTTGTAAATATCCTTGTCGAACTCAGGGACTTTAACACGGTTTTTTCTATAGGCTATGACGGCAGTGGCACCTTGTTGCATGACACAACTGCGGATGTCGTCGCTGTCGTAGCCTGCATCCATTAGGCACTTCTGCTCGGCTTGGACAAATTTTTTGATCAGAGCCCTAGCTTGGGTGCAGTCGTGCCGCTTCGCCCCTGTGAGTATGAAGCCCAGAGGGTATCCCAAGCCGTCGCAAGCCATGTAGATCTTCGTCGATAGACCGCAGAAAAAGAGCTTGAAACTCATTCATTAGCCGCATGGTTAGTAACAGTGGATGCTAAGGCAAGATCCAAGCGCTCAATCGGTGAGCACCCAAATTTGTTAAAATAGCAATATACTTGACGATGCGGGTGAGTAAAGTCACATATTTTTACATTTTTATGGAGCTTCAACACCTGACGAAGCAATAAAGGAACCTACCTAGATGAATACAACAGCCCTCCGCGCACTACAAATCACCGGCCTTCTAAGCGTAGCGTCTTCTACCATGACAGCAGCTGAAGAGTATACTGAAACGTTTACCGTAGCCGCATCATCCTCTTTTTCTGCGGTCGGATGGAATGTTTATCTTCTGGCCGACAACGGCGACGTAAATGATCTATCCACGTCTTCTGGCGAGCCTGCAGAAATCTTCCTAACCGATTATGCCTATATTAGAACAGCAATTACGGGCTATAGCACACAGGATGGTCCGGGGCTCATGTTCACTACGGAACCCACAACAGAACTCGTAACGACAAGCCTTTCAAGCATCAGTAAACTATCAGTCGGAGTCAGAGCTGACAGCACAGATGGGGCCCCAGCGACAGGTCGCTTTGCAATCCAAATCGGATCCCAGTGGTATGTTTCCTCGCTCTCGATATCCCAGACAACACACTTCGGCCCCCCCAGCAGCACAAACCCTGCTACTGATTTCCCGACCTTCGAAACACCAAACCTCTTCGACTTTACCGACGGCAACAATTGGCACGAACTGACCGTAATCACTGGTGCAGGTGGCGAAATATCAATTGCAGCCAGCACCGCCGGCGGCACACTTTCCGGCGATGTAACTGCCTTTGGTGTATACGCAGAAAATGGCAATAACGGGGACCACTTCCGCATCGACAACTTCACCGTCGTCGTCCCAGAGCCCTCCACCTTTATCTTACCCTCTATCATTGGTATCGGCTTGATGATGCGCCGACGACGTAACTAACTCGAATTTCTAGTTTGTATTTTCACCAAAGCTCGGAGGCGCCCCCCTCCGAGCTTTTTCATGCATAGACATAACG
The nucleotide sequence above comes from Coraliomargarita algicola. Encoded proteins:
- a CDS encoding Gfo/Idh/MocA family protein, coding for MTRRNSIPRRSFLKQSATAAGALFGAPLLLKAQTLGNAQKAAANSRMGIGFIGTGLIAKGHLKSFAGMRDLQAVAVCDVRDWKMQEAQDILAAKGATSVTRTPAYEEVLQNPDVDLVCIATPDHWHAAIAIAAMKAGKDVYVEKPMTLTIEEGKAVVAAEQKYGRILQVGSQQRSSAHFRIAANLVRNGFIGEVKEVYCKIGNFPPALENEPVIPVPEGFDYDRWLGPTPFYDYTEHRAKGQYSGGWRCYWDYGNRKFGDWGAHHFDIVQWALGRDDTGPVEFIPKGYEGTESHHYRYADGITVWRDKEAGQEHMIRFIGTEGEVHVSRGKLDTIPVDLKRHRFTGDEIQVYESKNHRQNFIDSIKSREPTICPASVGHRTGTICQLGGIAERLVRPLKWDPAAQQIIGDAEAASMQDRPRRAGYELPTV
- a CDS encoding transposase, with the translated sequence MVKLYACTFAIVSHVPADKRTFKTKPELAWEIIENAINQGLEFNWVGMDSLYGSNSKLLAKLEEQGLRYVADVRSNQKFYVRDVSGALVYQRVDRLWVERGGEQAEHVHFRNATKGPFTHRCCA
- a CDS encoding IS5 family transposase; amino-acid sequence: MSFKLFFCGLSTKIYMACDGLGYPLGFILTGAKRHDCTQARALIKKFVQAEQKCLMDAGYDSDDIRSCVMQQGATAVIAYRKNRVKVPEFDKDIYKERHKVENLFQKIKRYRRVAIRFEKLQTTFAAMVAIAAILVWIKF
- a CDS encoding PEP-CTERM sorting domain-containing protein, with protein sequence MNTTALRALQITGLLSVASSTMTAAEEYTETFTVAASSSFSAVGWNVYLLADNGDVNDLSTSSGEPAEIFLTDYAYIRTAITGYSTQDGPGLMFTTEPTTELVTTSLSSISKLSVGVRADSTDGAPATGRFAIQIGSQWYVSSLSISQTTHFGPPSSTNPATDFPTFETPNLFDFTDGNNWHELTVITGAGGEISIAASTAGGTLSGDVTAFGVYAENGNNGDHFRIDNFTVVVPEPSTFILPSIIGIGLMMRRRRN